A portion of the Microbacterium hominis genome contains these proteins:
- a CDS encoding glycosyltransferase, translated as MTQVPMASFPDAEYVILSSRLIPDLDGGYTLATLARARQMAAAGVGGGRGPLLLTVDPGTPHDHARHRAAFDGRALITAPAMMRNLFDEAGGAAGGAAEWLRAASHPGEPDPALEYRQIVDAAGRPTVSLPVIAGDPDWHISDAPVVVHDAGGGVAGVIDGFGALYRAWLSHVVEGLRAGDPARAVVVVCESRQLGELLAGWDDPNLRLLHAIHTIHLEPPYTPDADLNTLWARWFTLAERFDAVLWPTSAQRADVAARFGDSDVHVVVPHGVEAAAAVPGGAERVAGRVVMLNRLAPGKRVDHAIRAFAAVVARVPDAALDVYGEGAERERLQALIQELGLCAHVALRGSTDAPGRALREASAYLSTSAYEGQGLAIVEALADACPVVAYAAPYGPRELLAHGGGLLVPDGDVEALADALVRVLTEPELHARLAREAVEAARAVDPAHAMAALAAASRDVLARPSRRA; from the coding sequence ATGACGCAGGTCCCGATGGCGAGCTTCCCCGACGCCGAGTACGTGATCCTCTCCAGTCGCCTCATCCCCGATCTCGATGGCGGCTACACCCTGGCGACCCTCGCCCGCGCACGCCAGATGGCCGCGGCGGGCGTCGGCGGCGGGCGCGGCCCGCTGCTGCTGACCGTCGACCCGGGGACCCCGCACGACCACGCACGCCATCGCGCTGCGTTCGACGGGCGCGCCCTCATCACCGCGCCGGCCATGATGCGCAACCTGTTCGATGAGGCCGGGGGAGCCGCCGGCGGTGCGGCAGAGTGGCTGCGCGCGGCATCCCATCCCGGGGAACCCGACCCGGCCCTCGAATACCGGCAGATCGTGGATGCCGCGGGCCGGCCGACCGTATCGCTGCCGGTCATCGCCGGCGACCCCGACTGGCACATCAGCGATGCGCCCGTGGTCGTGCACGATGCGGGCGGTGGGGTGGCCGGCGTCATCGACGGGTTCGGCGCGCTGTACCGGGCGTGGCTGTCGCACGTGGTCGAGGGGCTGCGCGCGGGCGATCCCGCGCGCGCGGTCGTGGTGGTGTGCGAGTCGCGGCAGCTGGGCGAGCTGCTCGCCGGGTGGGACGACCCGAACCTGCGGCTGCTGCACGCCATCCACACGATCCACCTCGAGCCGCCCTACACCCCCGACGCCGACCTCAACACGCTGTGGGCGCGCTGGTTCACCCTCGCCGAGCGGTTCGACGCCGTGCTGTGGCCGACAAGCGCGCAGCGCGCCGACGTGGCCGCGCGGTTCGGCGACTCGGACGTGCACGTCGTCGTGCCGCACGGCGTCGAGGCGGCCGCGGCGGTGCCCGGCGGAGCCGAGCGGGTCGCGGGTCGGGTCGTGATGCTCAACCGGCTCGCGCCCGGCAAACGGGTGGACCACGCGATCCGCGCGTTCGCGGCGGTCGTCGCGCGGGTTCCGGATGCCGCGCTCGACGTGTACGGCGAGGGCGCCGAGCGGGAGCGGCTGCAGGCGCTCATCCAGGAGCTCGGGCTGTGCGCGCACGTCGCGCTGCGAGGATCGACCGATGCCCCGGGTCGCGCGCTGCGCGAGGCATCCGCGTATCTGTCGACGTCGGCGTACGAGGGCCAGGGCCTCGCGATCGTCGAGGCCCTCGCGGACGCGTGCCCCGTGGTCGCCTACGCCGCCCCGTACGGACCTCGCGAACTGCTGGCGCACGGGGGCGGGCTGCTGGTGCCCGACGGAGACGTCGAGGCGCTCGCGGACGCGCTCGTGCGCGTGCTCACCGAGCCGGAGCTGCACGCCCGGCTCGCGCGCGAGGCCGTCGAGGCCGCTCGCGCGGTCGATCCCGCCCACGCGATGGCCGCCCTCGCCGCCGCGTCGCGGGATGTGCTGGCCCGGCCGTCGCGCCGGGCCTGA
- a CDS encoding GuaB3 family IMP dehydrogenase-related protein — protein sequence MEIELGRAKRARRAYTFDDITVVPSRRTRNPEDVSTAWTIDAFQFDIPVLGAPMDSVVSPQTAIMLGKLGGLGVLDLEGLWTRYDDPEPLFAEIASLGDADATRRMQELYSEPIKPELVRDRLAEIRAAGVTVAGALTPQRTQDLYETVVAAGVDLFVIRGTTVSAEHVSSVDQPLNLKKFIYDLDVPVIVGGAATYTAALHLMRTGAAGVLVGFGGGAASTTRATLGIHAPMATAVADVAGARRDYLDESGGRYVHVIADGGVGTSGDIVKALAMGADAVMLGVALARATDAPGQGYHWGPEAHHPKLPRGHRVRVDQVSTLESVLYGPAPVADGTANLIGALRKSMATTGYSDLKEFQRVEVVVAPYGAR from the coding sequence ATGGAGATCGAGCTCGGCCGCGCCAAGCGCGCTCGCCGCGCGTACACGTTCGACGACATCACGGTCGTGCCCTCGCGGCGCACCCGCAACCCGGAGGACGTCTCGACGGCGTGGACCATCGACGCCTTCCAGTTCGACATCCCGGTGCTCGGCGCCCCCATGGACTCCGTCGTCAGCCCCCAGACGGCGATCATGCTCGGAAAGCTCGGCGGCCTCGGTGTGCTCGACCTCGAGGGCCTGTGGACGCGCTACGACGACCCCGAGCCCCTCTTCGCCGAGATCGCCTCACTCGGCGACGCCGACGCGACTCGGCGCATGCAGGAGCTGTACTCCGAGCCGATCAAGCCCGAGCTCGTGCGCGACCGGCTGGCCGAGATCCGCGCGGCCGGCGTCACCGTCGCCGGCGCCCTCACGCCGCAGCGCACGCAGGACCTCTACGAGACCGTCGTCGCCGCCGGCGTCGACCTGTTCGTGATCCGCGGCACGACCGTCTCGGCCGAGCACGTCTCGAGCGTGGACCAGCCGCTGAACCTCAAGAAGTTCATCTACGACCTCGACGTGCCCGTCATCGTGGGCGGCGCCGCCACCTACACCGCGGCCCTGCACCTCATGCGCACGGGCGCGGCCGGCGTTCTCGTCGGGTTCGGCGGGGGCGCGGCATCCACCACGCGTGCCACGCTCGGCATCCACGCGCCCATGGCCACCGCGGTCGCCGACGTCGCCGGCGCCCGCCGCGACTACCTCGACGAGTCGGGCGGACGCTACGTGCACGTCATCGCCGACGGCGGAGTGGGCACCTCGGGCGACATCGTCAAGGCGCTCGCGATGGGGGCGGACGCCGTCATGCTCGGCGTCGCGCTCGCGCGGGCGACCGACGCGCCCGGCCAGGGCTACCACTGGGGCCCGGAGGCCCACCACCCGAAGCTGCCGCGCGGCCACCGCGTGAGGGTCGACCAGGTCTCGACCCTCGAGTCGGTGCTGTACGGCCCCGCTCCGGTCGCCGACGGCACCGCGAACCTCATCGGGGCGCTGCGCAAGTCGATGGCCACGACCGGCTACTCCGACCTCAAGGAGTTCCAGCGCGTCGAGGTCGTCGTCGCGCCCTACGGCGCCAGATGA
- a CDS encoding nitroreductase/quinone reductase family protein yields MSDRYLAPTGADSVFNAVVGFLTRVGLPLAGSRVLAVRGRSSGEWRTTPVNPLRVAGSRYLVAPRGHTQWVRNMRVAGGGELRKGRTSEPFTAVEIADAEKPPILREYLRAWAWEVGRFFEGVDKDSSDERLREIAPGFPVFRIESTR; encoded by the coding sequence GTGAGCGACCGCTACCTCGCCCCCACCGGCGCAGACTCCGTGTTCAACGCCGTCGTCGGCTTCCTCACCCGGGTCGGACTCCCGCTCGCGGGCAGCCGCGTGCTCGCGGTGCGCGGGCGGTCGAGCGGCGAATGGCGGACCACCCCCGTGAACCCTCTGCGGGTCGCCGGGTCGCGGTACCTCGTCGCGCCGCGCGGCCACACGCAGTGGGTGCGGAACATGCGAGTGGCCGGCGGCGGCGAGCTGCGCAAGGGCCGCACGAGCGAGCCGTTCACCGCCGTGGAGATCGCCGACGCCGAGAAGCCCCCGATCCTGCGCGAGTACCTGCGCGCGTGGGCGTGGGAGGTCGGCCGCTTCTTCGAGGGCGTCGACAAGGACTCCTCCGACGAGCGCCTGCGCGAGATCGCGCCGGGCTTCCCCGTCTTCCGTATCGAAAGCACCCGATGA
- a CDS encoding MFS transporter — MTTELAAPPAASDSSPAASRRPLGLVIAAASLPMFMATLDNLVMTNALPVLHREMGASVEELQWFVNAYTLAFAGAILIASALGDRFGRRTVFAIGIAVFGAGSVLAALSTDPGQLVAARALQGLGGAGVLPLSLALLAGAVPPERRPLAIGIWGGISGLGVAVGPLVGGAVIEGWNWQGIFWINVPVALIAIPLAWVVLPNHFGVRARIDVPGALLAASGVLALVHAIVRGNDDGWDSFGVIAEIAAGAALLAAFLVWQMRTNAPLMPLRLFRDRSFSVTNIVGFAFSFGTFGAVFILIQYLQVVQGSSPLEAAWQTTPWTLAPMFVAPIAGLIAPRVGTRVLMVTGLALQAVALTWIAAVMSTDLDYPVLIAPFVMAGVGMALVFAPSATALLATLGVVDHAKASGVNSTVRELGLALGTAVMTAVFVGAGGELMPDLYVDAARPAVLVGAAVLAAATVAALWLPAGRSARTRDAADRAPGTTAHRA; from the coding sequence ATGACCACAGAGCTCGCCGCCCCGCCGGCGGCATCCGACAGCTCCCCCGCCGCATCCCGGCGCCCGCTCGGTCTCGTCATCGCCGCGGCCTCCCTGCCGATGTTCATGGCCACGCTCGACAACCTCGTGATGACCAACGCCCTGCCGGTGCTGCACCGCGAGATGGGGGCGAGCGTCGAGGAGCTGCAGTGGTTCGTGAACGCCTACACGCTCGCGTTCGCCGGCGCGATCCTCATCGCCTCGGCGCTGGGCGACCGCTTCGGCCGCCGCACCGTGTTCGCCATCGGGATCGCGGTGTTCGGCGCCGGGTCGGTGCTCGCCGCGCTCAGCACCGACCCCGGGCAGCTCGTCGCCGCCCGCGCACTGCAGGGCCTCGGCGGCGCCGGGGTGCTCCCCCTCTCGCTCGCGCTGCTCGCGGGGGCCGTGCCCCCGGAGCGGAGACCGCTCGCGATCGGCATCTGGGGCGGGATCTCGGGCCTCGGCGTCGCCGTCGGCCCCCTCGTGGGAGGAGCCGTGATCGAGGGGTGGAACTGGCAGGGGATCTTCTGGATCAACGTGCCCGTCGCCCTGATCGCCATCCCGCTCGCGTGGGTGGTGCTCCCCAACCACTTCGGGGTGCGGGCGCGCATCGACGTGCCGGGGGCCCTGCTCGCGGCATCCGGCGTGCTGGCGCTCGTGCACGCGATCGTGCGCGGCAACGACGACGGCTGGGACTCGTTCGGCGTGATCGCCGAGATCGCCGCGGGGGCCGCGCTGCTGGCCGCGTTCCTCGTATGGCAGATGCGCACGAACGCGCCCCTCATGCCCCTCCGCCTCTTCCGCGATCGCTCGTTCTCGGTGACGAACATCGTCGGGTTCGCGTTCAGCTTCGGCACCTTCGGGGCGGTGTTCATCCTGATCCAGTACCTGCAGGTCGTGCAGGGCTCGTCGCCGCTCGAGGCCGCCTGGCAGACCACCCCGTGGACCCTCGCCCCCATGTTCGTCGCGCCGATCGCCGGCCTGATCGCGCCGCGCGTCGGCACCCGCGTGCTCATGGTGACCGGGCTCGCGCTGCAGGCGGTCGCCCTCACCTGGATCGCCGCGGTGATGTCGACCGACCTCGACTACCCCGTGCTCATCGCCCCGTTCGTGATGGCGGGGGTGGGCATGGCCCTGGTGTTCGCCCCGTCGGCCACTGCCCTGCTCGCGACCCTGGGGGTCGTCGACCACGCCAAGGCGTCGGGGGTGAACTCCACCGTGCGCGAGCTGGGCCTCGCGCTCGGCACGGCGGTGATGACCGCGGTGTTCGTCGGAGCCGGTGGCGAACTGATGCCCGACCTGTACGTCGACGCCGCGCGTCCGGCGGTGCTCGTGGGGGCGGCGGTGCTCGCCGCCGCGACGGTCGCCGCCCTGTGGCTGCCCGCGGGCCGATCGGCGAGGACGCGGGACGCCGCGGACCGCGCCCCCGGCACCACGGCCCACAGGGCCTGA
- the guaA gene encoding glutamine-hydrolyzing GMP synthase — MTEQTETSQRPVLVVDFGAQYAQLIARRVREAGVYSEIVPHTASAADIAAKNPVGIILSGGPSSVYEEGAPGLDPGVFDLGVPTLGICYGFQVMAQTLGGEVANTGLREYGATDAAIANEGGVLLGGQPAAQNVWMSHGDQVSRAPEGFDVLASTAATPVAAFGNDEKCFYGVQWHPEVKHSDHGQQVIENFLHKAAGLPADWNSGNVIAEQVEKIRAQIGSGRVICGLSGGVDSAVAAALVHEAVGDQLVCIFVDHGLLRKNEREQVEQDYVASTGVRLVTVDAREQFLAALAGVSDPEEKRKIIGREFIRTFEQAEARLVAEAEADGEPIRFLVQGTLYPDVVESGGGTGTANIKSHHNVGGLPEDLQFELVEPLRTLFKDEVRAIGRELGLPEVIVGRQPFPGPGLGIRIVGEITADRLEILRDADAIAREELTKAGLDGEIWQCPVVLLADVRSVGVQGDGRTYGHPIVLRPVSSEDAMTADWTRLPYDVLSKISNRITNEVREVNRVVLDVTSKPPGTIEWE, encoded by the coding sequence GTGACAGAACAGACCGAGACCTCCCAGCGCCCGGTGCTGGTGGTCGACTTCGGCGCCCAGTACGCGCAGCTGATCGCGCGCCGGGTGCGCGAGGCCGGCGTCTACAGCGAGATCGTGCCCCACACGGCATCCGCCGCCGACATCGCGGCCAAGAACCCGGTGGGCATCATCCTGTCGGGCGGACCGTCGTCGGTGTACGAAGAGGGTGCGCCGGGGCTCGACCCGGGCGTGTTCGATCTCGGCGTGCCGACGCTCGGCATCTGCTACGGCTTCCAGGTGATGGCCCAGACCCTCGGCGGCGAGGTCGCCAACACGGGGCTGCGGGAGTACGGCGCCACCGACGCGGCGATCGCGAACGAGGGCGGCGTGCTGCTGGGCGGCCAGCCGGCCGCGCAGAACGTGTGGATGAGCCACGGCGATCAGGTCTCCCGCGCGCCCGAGGGCTTCGACGTGCTCGCCTCGACCGCCGCGACCCCCGTGGCCGCGTTCGGAAACGACGAGAAGTGCTTCTACGGCGTGCAGTGGCATCCCGAGGTCAAGCACTCCGACCACGGTCAGCAGGTCATCGAGAACTTCCTGCACAAGGCGGCGGGGCTTCCCGCCGACTGGAACAGCGGCAACGTCATCGCCGAGCAGGTCGAGAAGATCCGCGCGCAGATCGGCTCCGGCCGCGTGATCTGCGGGCTGTCGGGCGGCGTCGACTCGGCGGTCGCGGCGGCGCTCGTGCACGAGGCCGTCGGCGACCAGCTCGTCTGCATCTTCGTCGACCACGGACTGCTGCGCAAGAACGAGCGGGAGCAGGTCGAGCAGGACTACGTCGCGTCGACCGGTGTGCGCCTGGTGACCGTCGACGCGCGCGAGCAGTTCCTCGCGGCCCTCGCCGGGGTGAGCGACCCCGAGGAGAAGCGCAAGATCATCGGGCGGGAGTTCATCCGCACGTTCGAGCAGGCCGAGGCCCGGCTCGTCGCCGAGGCCGAGGCCGACGGCGAGCCGATCCGCTTCCTCGTACAGGGCACGCTCTACCCCGACGTCGTCGAGTCGGGCGGGGGCACCGGCACGGCGAACATCAAGTCGCACCACAACGTGGGGGGTCTTCCCGAAGACCTGCAGTTCGAGCTGGTCGAGCCGCTGCGCACCCTCTTCAAGGACGAGGTGCGCGCGATCGGCCGCGAGCTGGGCCTGCCGGAGGTCATCGTCGGTCGCCAGCCGTTTCCGGGCCCCGGCCTCGGCATCCGGATCGTCGGTGAGATCACCGCTGACCGCCTCGAGATTCTGCGTGATGCCGACGCCATCGCGCGCGAGGAGCTGACGAAGGCGGGCCTCGACGGAGAGATCTGGCAGTGCCCGGTCGTGCTCCTGGCCGATGTGCGCAGCGTGGGCGTGCAGGGTGACGGCCGCACCTACGGCCACCCGATCGTGCTGCGCCCGGTCTCCAGCGAAGACGCCATGACCGCCGACTGGACGCGCCTTCCCTACGACGTGCTCTCGAAGATCTCCAACCGCATCACCAACGAGGTGCGCGAGGTCAACCGGGTCGTGCTCGACGTGACGTCGAAGCCCCCGGGGACCATCGAGTGGGAGTGA
- a CDS encoding ABC-F family ATP-binding cassette domain-containing protein yields MGYIDISAVSYALPDGRPLLDEVSFRVGEGTTTALIGQNGAGKTTLMRIVRGDLAPHAGVVSIDGGLGVMDQFVGHGGPGQTVHDLLIAVAPDRVRRTARELEDAEAAIIEADDLDTQMRYAAALADYAEAGGYEYETVWDTCTVAALGVPFARGRFRELTTLSGGEQKRLALEALLRGPDQVLLLDEPDNYLDVPGKRWLEARLRETPKTVLLISHDRELLARAADRIVTLEVGGAGSTAWVHGGGFGTYHRARDERMARLDELRRRWDEQHAKLKTLVATLKVKATANDTFTSRYRAAQTRLRKFEEAGPPQERPREQDLDLRLRGARTGRRAVVAERLELTGLMQPFDLEVWFGDRVAVLGSNGSGKSHFLRLLARGGTDPDGRLGHLTTAGAALDPVAHTGRAVLGARVVPGWFAQTHRHPEFDGRTLLDILHRGEDARPGMPRDAASSALDRYGLVAQAEQRFDDLSGGQQARFQILLLELSGATLLLLDEPTDNLDLVSAEALQDALARFEGTVLAVTHDRWLAKSFDRFVVFGADGRVVEADAPVWDEARVARER; encoded by the coding sequence ATGGGCTACATCGACATCTCCGCCGTCTCGTACGCGCTCCCCGACGGGCGTCCGCTTCTCGACGAGGTGAGCTTCCGCGTGGGGGAGGGCACGACGACGGCGCTCATCGGCCAGAACGGCGCCGGCAAGACGACGCTCATGCGCATCGTGCGCGGCGACCTCGCGCCGCACGCGGGGGTGGTCTCGATCGACGGCGGGCTCGGCGTCATGGACCAGTTCGTCGGCCACGGCGGGCCCGGCCAGACGGTGCACGACCTGCTTATCGCGGTGGCTCCCGACCGGGTGCGGCGCACCGCCCGCGAGCTCGAAGACGCCGAGGCGGCCATCATCGAGGCCGACGACCTCGACACGCAGATGCGGTATGCCGCCGCGCTCGCCGACTACGCCGAGGCGGGCGGCTACGAATACGAGACGGTGTGGGACACGTGCACGGTGGCGGCGCTGGGCGTGCCCTTCGCGCGGGGGAGGTTCCGCGAGCTGACGACCCTGTCGGGCGGCGAGCAGAAGCGCCTCGCGCTGGAGGCGCTCCTGCGCGGCCCCGATCAGGTGCTGCTGCTGGACGAGCCCGACAACTACCTCGACGTGCCCGGCAAGCGCTGGCTCGAGGCGCGGCTGCGCGAGACGCCGAAGACCGTGCTGCTCATCTCCCACGACCGCGAGCTCCTCGCGCGGGCTGCCGATCGCATCGTGACCCTGGAGGTCGGCGGCGCCGGCAGCACCGCGTGGGTGCACGGCGGCGGCTTCGGCACGTACCACCGCGCCCGGGACGAGCGGATGGCGCGCCTCGACGAGCTGCGCCGCCGGTGGGACGAGCAGCACGCCAAGCTCAAGACCCTCGTGGCGACGCTCAAGGTGAAGGCCACCGCGAACGACACGTTCACGAGCCGATACCGCGCCGCCCAGACGCGGCTGCGCAAGTTCGAGGAGGCGGGGCCGCCGCAGGAGCGCCCGCGCGAGCAGGACCTCGACCTGCGTCTGCGCGGCGCCCGCACCGGCCGCCGGGCGGTCGTCGCCGAGCGACTCGAGCTCACGGGCCTGATGCAGCCCTTCGACCTGGAGGTGTGGTTCGGCGACCGAGTCGCGGTGCTCGGATCGAACGGGTCGGGCAAGTCGCACTTCCTGCGCCTGCTCGCCCGCGGGGGCACCGATCCCGACGGGCGCCTCGGCCACCTCACCACCGCCGGTGCGGCGCTCGACCCGGTCGCCCACACGGGGCGCGCGGTGCTGGGGGCGCGGGTGGTTCCCGGGTGGTTCGCCCAGACCCACCGGCATCCCGAGTTCGACGGACGCACCCTGCTCGACATCCTGCATCGCGGCGAGGATGCGCGGCCGGGAATGCCGCGGGATGCCGCGAGCTCGGCCCTGGACCGGTACGGCCTGGTCGCCCAGGCCGAGCAGCGCTTCGACGACCTGTCGGGCGGGCAGCAGGCGCGGTTCCAGATCCTGTTGCTCGAGCTGTCGGGGGCCACCCTGCTGCTGCTCGACGAGCCGACCGACAACCTCGACCTCGTCTCGGCGGAGGCCCTGCAGGACGCGCTCGCCCGCTTCGAAGGGACGGTGCTGGCGGTCACGCACGACCGGTGGCTCGCGAAGTCGTTCGACCGGTTCGTCGTGTTCGGCGCCGACGGCCGGGTGGTCGAAGCCGACGCGCCGGTGTGGGACGAGGCCCGTGTCGCCCGCGAGCGCTGA
- a CDS encoding DUF3817 domain-containing protein, whose product MPREPKLASFPAIRGALKFYVVCSIITGVGLLLLVAEMILKYTPLHLELFLGGSGGFLWLAPVIAGPDCQWWSLFAPMTNACEMTSVGDGVNISLAILVAHGWFYVVYLFACFRIWSLMRWPFGRFIMLALGGVIPLLSFFMESRVAREVRAYLQRREDAELHTRAEHSSLTHAIPTENKR is encoded by the coding sequence ATGCCCCGCGAACCCAAGCTCGCCTCGTTCCCTGCGATCCGCGGAGCCCTGAAGTTCTACGTCGTCTGCTCGATCATCACCGGTGTCGGCCTGCTCCTGCTGGTCGCCGAGATGATCCTGAAGTACACCCCGCTGCACCTGGAGCTCTTCCTCGGCGGCTCGGGGGGCTTCCTGTGGTTGGCGCCGGTGATCGCGGGGCCGGACTGCCAGTGGTGGTCGCTGTTCGCGCCGATGACGAACGCGTGCGAGATGACCTCCGTCGGCGACGGAGTGAACATCTCGCTGGCGATCCTCGTCGCCCACGGCTGGTTCTACGTCGTGTACCTGTTCGCGTGCTTCCGCATCTGGAGCCTCATGCGCTGGCCGTTCGGCCGCTTCATCATGCTCGCGCTCGGCGGCGTGATCCCGCTCCTGTCCTTCTTCATGGAGTCGCGCGTCGCCCGTGAGGTGCGCGCCTACCTGCAGCGCCGCGAAGACGCGGAGCTGCACACCCGTGCCGAGCACTCTTCCCTGACCCACGCGATCCCGACGGAGAACAAGCGGTGA
- a CDS encoding DUF2277 domain-containing protein, translated as MCRNIHTLHNFEPAATSDEVHAAALQYVRKIAGTTKPSKANQEAFDHAVHEIAHLTQHLLDDLVATTPPKNREEEAAKARARAIKSGRYAAA; from the coding sequence ATGTGCCGGAACATCCACACCCTCCACAACTTCGAGCCGGCGGCCACCTCCGACGAGGTGCACGCCGCGGCGCTGCAGTACGTGCGCAAGATCGCGGGCACCACCAAGCCGTCGAAGGCCAATCAGGAGGCCTTCGACCATGCCGTGCACGAGATCGCGCACCTCACCCAGCACCTGCTCGACGACCTCGTCGCCACCACGCCGCCGAAGAACCGCGAGGAGGAGGCGGCCAAGGCCCGCGCCCGCGCGATCAAGTCCGGGCGGTACGCGGCCGCGTGA
- a CDS encoding TetR/AcrR family transcriptional regulator, whose protein sequence is MSTMTSIADAPKQRLSSDERRAQILLAALAVFGAKGYYGATTDDVARAASVSQPYVVRLFGSKETLFLEVLDEAVSRLLAAFTASAAEAEREDGELERCVGRGYIDLLQVRGLHQTLSHAFLLGAHPVIGPRARDCYARVWQFLRDLGFDSDRAEEFLARGMLLNTIIGLRLADDYDTDPRVADMFTACFPTEKATVLRYAPRVDEGW, encoded by the coding sequence ATGTCAACCATGACCTCGATCGCCGATGCACCGAAGCAGCGGCTGAGCTCCGACGAGCGACGCGCGCAGATCCTCCTCGCGGCCCTGGCCGTCTTCGGCGCCAAGGGCTACTACGGCGCCACGACCGACGACGTCGCGCGGGCGGCATCCGTCTCCCAGCCCTACGTCGTGCGGCTGTTCGGCTCGAAGGAGACGCTCTTCCTCGAGGTGCTCGACGAGGCGGTCAGCCGTCTGCTCGCCGCCTTCACGGCATCCGCGGCAGAGGCCGAGCGCGAGGACGGCGAACTGGAGCGCTGCGTCGGTCGCGGCTACATCGATCTCCTGCAGGTGCGGGGACTGCACCAGACGCTCTCGCACGCGTTCCTGCTCGGCGCCCATCCCGTGATCGGCCCCCGGGCACGCGACTGCTACGCGCGGGTATGGCAGTTCCTGCGCGACCTGGGGTTCGATTCCGATCGCGCCGAGGAGTTCCTCGCCCGCGGGATGCTGCTGAACACGATCATCGGCCTGCGACTGGCCGACGACTACGACACCGACCCGCGGGTGGCGGACATGTTCACCGCCTGCTTCCCGACCGAGAAGGCGACGGTGCTGCGCTACGCGCCGCGCGTGGACGAAGGCTGGTAA
- a CDS encoding SURF1 family cytochrome oxidase biogenesis protein: MSDAVPEVFPPTLREVLLRPRWIGMLIFCLVVAGVFAWLGQWQLGRAIDTDPVPEGATEVVRPIAEVVEPGAYLPEPFVGQKVEVSGWWIGPDFLIVESRFNDGVEGYWVTGQFRLWDGELGLGQGPQTSIAVALAWAPTREDAEAAAIGMEGVVDTVDIGEPAVLRGRLVSDEGPAMPPRGEDPQTMTRMSPAALLGQWTDVEGLSVYRPYLVSDDPTGGMGDNALVAIHSPAPSQGSSVNWLNIFYAAEWAVFAGFAFYIWYRLAKDQWEKEVEELEDAAAAASMSAADPEPVTAPDGPEPARG; encoded by the coding sequence ATGAGCGACGCGGTACCCGAGGTCTTCCCGCCGACGCTGCGGGAGGTGCTGCTCCGACCCCGCTGGATCGGGATGCTGATCTTCTGCCTCGTCGTGGCGGGCGTGTTCGCGTGGCTGGGCCAGTGGCAGCTGGGTCGCGCGATCGACACCGACCCGGTGCCCGAGGGAGCGACCGAGGTGGTGCGGCCGATCGCCGAGGTCGTCGAGCCGGGCGCCTACCTCCCGGAGCCGTTCGTCGGCCAGAAGGTGGAGGTGTCGGGCTGGTGGATCGGCCCCGACTTCCTCATCGTCGAGTCGCGCTTCAACGACGGCGTCGAGGGGTACTGGGTGACCGGGCAGTTCCGCTTGTGGGACGGCGAGCTCGGCCTCGGCCAGGGCCCGCAGACCTCGATCGCGGTGGCCCTCGCGTGGGCTCCCACGCGGGAGGATGCCGAAGCCGCCGCGATCGGGATGGAGGGCGTGGTCGACACCGTCGACATCGGAGAGCCCGCCGTGCTGAGGGGGCGCCTGGTCTCCGACGAGGGACCGGCGATGCCCCCGCGCGGCGAGGATCCCCAGACGATGACCCGCATGTCGCCCGCCGCCCTCCTCGGCCAGTGGACCGACGTCGAGGGGCTCTCGGTGTACCGCCCCTACCTCGTCTCCGACGACCCGACCGGCGGCATGGGCGACAACGCTCTCGTCGCCATCCACTCGCCGGCCCCCAGCCAGGGTTCGAGCGTCAACTGGCTGAACATCTTCTACGCCGCCGAGTGGGCCGTGTTCGCCGGCTTCGCCTTCTACATCTGGTACCGGCTGGCGAAGGACCAGTGGGAGAAGGAAGTCGAAGAACTGGAGGATGCCGCGGCCGCGGCATCCATGTCGGCAGCCGACCCCGAGCCGGTCACCGCCCCGGACGGACCCGAGCCCGCCCGCGGCTAG